From Pandoraea norimbergensis, the proteins below share one genomic window:
- a CDS encoding anthranilate synthase component II, translated as MLLMIDNYDSFTYNIVQYFGELGEDVRVFRNDEITLDAIAELSPDRICLSPGPSCPANAGITLDVLKRFAGEIPILGVCLGHQAIGEAFGGKVIRAQQIMHGKVSEIETTQQGVFADLPKRFTVTRYHSLAIERASLPDCLEVTAWTDDGEIMGVRHKTLDVEGVQFHPESILSEHGHAVLRNFLQAAPRVAQAA; from the coding sequence ATGCTGCTGATGATCGACAACTACGACTCGTTTACCTACAACATCGTCCAGTACTTCGGTGAATTAGGCGAAGACGTGCGCGTCTTCCGTAACGACGAGATCACACTCGACGCCATCGCCGAGCTCTCCCCCGATCGCATTTGCCTCTCGCCCGGCCCTAGCTGCCCGGCCAACGCAGGCATCACGCTCGACGTGCTCAAGCGCTTTGCGGGCGAAATTCCGATTCTTGGCGTCTGCCTCGGCCATCAGGCCATCGGCGAAGCCTTCGGCGGCAAGGTCATCCGCGCCCAGCAGATCATGCACGGCAAGGTGAGCGAGATCGAAACCACGCAACAAGGCGTGTTTGCCGATCTGCCCAAGCGCTTTACCGTCACCCGCTATCACTCGCTGGCCATCGAGCGCGCATCGCTGCCCGATTGCCTCGAAGTGACCGCCTGGACCGACGACGGTGAAATCATGGGCGTGCGCCACAAGACGCTCGACGTCGAAGGCGTGCAGTTCCACCCGGAGTCGATCCTCTCGGAACACGGCCATGCCGTGCTGCGCAATTTCCTGCAAGCCGCGCCGCGTGTGGCGCAGGCCGCCTGA
- the trpD gene encoding anthranilate phosphoribosyltransferase: MITPQEALQRTIEHREIFHDEMLHLMRLIMKGEISPVMSAAIITGLRVKKETIGEIAAAAQVMREFANHVDAPADEHFVDIVGTGGDVSHTFNISTASMFVAAGAGAKVAKHGNRGVSSKSGSADVLEALGVNIMLSPEQVAECLREVGIGFMFAPNHHPAMKNVAAIRKEMGVRTIFNILGPLTNPAGAPNQLMGVFHPDLVGIQVRVMQRLGAEHVLVVYGKDGMDEVSLGASTVVGELKDGKVTEYEIHPEDFGLQMVSNRSLKVGSAEESKTMLLEALDDKAGTAREIVALNAGTALYAANRAASIGDGIRMARESITSGAARAKLDEFVTFTQRFKS, from the coding sequence ATGATTACCCCGCAAGAAGCCCTGCAGCGCACGATCGAACACCGCGAAATCTTTCACGACGAGATGCTCCATCTGATGCGTCTCATCATGAAAGGCGAGATCTCGCCGGTCATGTCGGCCGCCATCATCACCGGCCTGCGCGTGAAGAAGGAAACCATCGGCGAGATCGCCGCGGCCGCGCAAGTGATGCGTGAGTTCGCCAATCACGTCGACGCCCCGGCCGACGAGCATTTCGTCGATATCGTCGGCACCGGCGGCGATGTGTCGCACACGTTCAACATCTCGACGGCGTCGATGTTTGTCGCCGCAGGCGCGGGTGCGAAGGTCGCGAAGCACGGCAATCGCGGCGTCAGCTCGAAGTCGGGCAGCGCCGACGTGCTCGAAGCGCTGGGCGTGAACATCATGCTCTCGCCCGAGCAAGTCGCCGAGTGCCTGCGTGAAGTCGGCATCGGCTTCATGTTCGCGCCGAACCATCATCCGGCAATGAAGAACGTGGCCGCCATCCGCAAGGAAATGGGCGTGCGAACGATCTTCAACATCCTCGGCCCGCTGACCAACCCGGCCGGTGCACCGAATCAGTTGATGGGCGTGTTCCACCCCGATCTGGTCGGTATTCAGGTGCGCGTGATGCAGCGTCTGGGCGCGGAACACGTGCTTGTCGTCTACGGCAAGGACGGCATGGATGAAGTGTCGCTGGGCGCCTCCACGGTCGTGGGTGAGCTCAAGGACGGCAAGGTCACCGAATACGAAATTCATCCGGAAGACTTCGGTTTGCAGATGGTGAGCAACCGCAGCCTGAAAGTGGGCAGCGCCGAAGAGTCGAAGACGATGCTGCTCGAAGCGCTCGACGACAAGGCGGGCACTGCACGCGAAATCGTGGCACTCAACGCGGGCACGGCGCTGTATGCCGCCAATCGCGCCGCGTCCATCGGCGACGGGATCCGCATGGCACGCGAGTCCATCACGAGCGGTGCCGCGCGCGCAAAACTCGACGAGTTCGTGACGTTCACGCAACGATTCAAATCGTAA
- the trpC gene encoding indole-3-glycerol phosphate synthase TrpC, which translates to MSTVLDKILAVKAEEVAATKRARDLISLRRDAEATVGDSELRTRDFVGSLRTKIEGGLSGVIAEIKKASPSKGVIRENFVPPAIAESYQRGGAACLSVLTDEQFFQGKTEYLKAARAACDLPVLRKDFMIDAYQVYEAREMGADCILLIAAALELAHMRDLEAQAHELGMAVLVEVHNGRELDAGLELSTPLLGINNRNLHNFEVTLDTTLGLLKHIPQDRLVVTESGILSRDDVTRMRAANVNAFLVGEAFMRAPEPGDALATLFDMPR; encoded by the coding sequence ATGTCTACCGTTCTCGACAAGATCCTGGCCGTGAAGGCCGAAGAAGTTGCCGCCACCAAGCGCGCCCGCGACCTGATCAGCCTGCGCCGCGATGCCGAAGCCACCGTCGGCGACAGCGAATTACGCACGCGCGATTTCGTGGGTTCGCTGCGCACGAAGATCGAAGGCGGGCTGTCCGGCGTGATTGCCGAAATCAAGAAAGCGAGTCCGTCGAAGGGCGTGATTCGCGAGAACTTCGTGCCGCCGGCCATCGCCGAGTCGTATCAGCGTGGCGGTGCCGCGTGTCTGTCGGTACTGACGGATGAGCAGTTCTTCCAAGGCAAGACCGAGTATCTGAAAGCCGCACGCGCCGCGTGCGATCTGCCGGTGCTTCGCAAAGACTTCATGATCGACGCCTATCAGGTGTATGAAGCCCGCGAGATGGGAGCGGACTGCATTCTGCTGATCGCCGCTGCACTGGAACTGGCACACATGCGCGATCTGGAAGCGCAGGCGCACGAGCTGGGCATGGCGGTGCTGGTGGAAGTGCACAACGGCCGCGAGCTCGATGCAGGTCTTGAGTTGAGCACGCCGTTGCTGGGCATCAACAATCGAAACCTGCACAACTTCGAAGTCACGCTGGACACCACGCTGGGCCTGCTCAAGCACATTCCGCAGGATCGTCTGGTGGTGACGGAGTCGGGCATCCTGTCGCGTGACGACGTGACCCGCATGCGCGCGGCCAACGTCAATGCCTTTCTCGTCGGCGAAGCCTTCATGCGCGCGCCCGAGCCGGGCGATGCCCTCGCCACGCTGTTCGACATGCCGCGCTGA
- a CDS encoding CYTH domain-containing protein has product MAIERELKLALPGDLPAARADALIAHLDHLPGAEARGERHLVNRYFDTPSLALSRAKAALRLRFVARDGHPGQWLQTLKSVGEARDGLHVRHEWEQPVKGEALELDALIAACDVPATAAMLRAEGASVVAQFETNFVRRLWRYVAGDGTAVEIAFDRGEVAVEANGQRHTAPLLEVELELLEAPDDDRNAQGERILFALSQDLRQVLPELHSDDVSKAQRGYRLRQKVLGG; this is encoded by the coding sequence ATGGCCATCGAACGCGAACTCAAACTTGCCCTGCCGGGCGACCTCCCCGCTGCACGTGCCGACGCCCTCATCGCGCATCTCGATCACCTGCCCGGTGCCGAGGCGCGAGGCGAACGCCATCTCGTGAACCGCTATTTCGATACGCCATCGCTCGCGCTGTCGCGTGCCAAGGCGGCCTTGCGTCTGCGCTTCGTCGCGCGCGACGGTCATCCGGGACAGTGGCTGCAAACATTGAAATCAGTCGGTGAAGCGCGCGACGGTTTGCATGTGCGCCACGAGTGGGAACAGCCGGTCAAGGGTGAGGCGCTGGAACTTGATGCGCTGATCGCCGCGTGCGACGTCCCCGCGACGGCGGCGATGCTGCGCGCCGAGGGGGCGAGCGTGGTTGCCCAGTTCGAGACGAACTTCGTGCGGCGGTTGTGGCGCTACGTTGCCGGTGACGGGACAGCAGTGGAGATTGCCTTCGATCGTGGCGAAGTCGCCGTCGAAGCCAACGGCCAGCGCCACACGGCACCGCTGCTGGAAGTCGAACTGGAATTGCTCGAAGCGCCCGATGACGACCGCAACGCACAGGGCGAGCGCATTCTCTTCGCGCTGTCGCAGGACTTGCGGCAAGTGCTGCCCGAGTTGCACAGCGACGACGTGAGCAAGGCGCAACGTGGCTATCGTCTGCGACAGAAGGTGCTCGGCGGTTGA